Below is a genomic region from Streptomyces ferrugineus.
GCCGGGGTCGACGCCTTCCACGCCTCCACCCGCCGCTACTGGGTCCCGGAGTTCGACGGCTCCGACCTCAACCTCGCCGGCTGGACGAAGAAGCTGACCGGCAAGCCCACCATCACCGTCGGCTCGGTCGGCCTGGACGGCGAGTTCCTGGGCGCGTTCGCCGGCCAGGGCTCCGGGATCAAGGGCATCGACGACCTCCTGGACCGCCTGGAGGCCGAGGAGTTCGACTTCGTCGCCGTCGGCCGGGCGCTGCTCCAGGACCCGGAGTGGGCCGCGAAGGTGCTGCAGGGCCGCCTTGGTGAGCTGGCGTCGTATGACGCCGCTTCGCTGAAGTCCCTGAGCTGACACCGGCGCCGTAGGGCCCCGCGCCCCTCTGGGGTGCGGGGCTCACCCGCACAGGTCGAGTACGTCAATCAACCAAGTCGATGCTGGTCGCGGGCCTGTGCATGGCGCCCTCGAGCCTGGTCATGATGGCGACGGCGCCGGTGTCGGCGGCGATTTCCCGCGCGCAGGGCCCGAAGGTGACGTTGATGATCGGCGTGCTGATCGTCGCCGCCGGCTACGGCTCGATGCCCGCCCTCATCATGAGCGCCGTGCCCGCGTCGGAGACGGCCGCCGCGAACAGCCTCAACACGCTGATGCGTTCCCTCGGTACGTCCACGGCGAGCGCCGTCGCGGGCGTGATCCTCGCCCAGATGACGACGGACCTCGGCGGCTACGCCCTGCCGTCCGAGAACGGCTTCAAGGTGGTCCTGGCGGTGGGCGCCGGGGCCGCGCTGCCGGCGTTCGTGGTGGCGTCGTTCATCCCGCGGCAGGAGACGGCCGCCGCCGGGGGCGAGGCGGTGACGGACGCGGCTGCGGAACCGGCGGGAACGGCCGCGAAGTCGTAACCAGTCGTAACTACAGGTTCCCCAACGGCTCGATGTCCACCTTCACCGGAGTGCCCCACACGCGCAGCACCTCGTAGTCGGTGAACTCGTGTACGAGCCGGTAGGCCATGGCGGGACGCGGGCCGCGACGCTGGGCGGCGAGATAGAGCTCGGCCTCCCGGCGGTCGCGGCGCGGAGTGCCACACAGCTGCCACTCCTGACCGTTCCACAGCTCCGGCAGCCAGCGCTGCTGGGGCTGGGGGCGGTCGCCCCGGACGCCATAGCGGGAGGGGGCGGTCTCGGTGGTGCGCGGGGGCACGGGACCGCCGTTGTACTCGGCACGACGGGCTGCCCGGCGACGGGTTTCACAGAGCAGACAGAGGTCGTGGGCGTTCTCGTCGACCGGGCCGTTCGGGTGCTCCGGGCAGCGGGTGGCGGGGGCGGCGCCGGTGACGCTCTCGTCCAGCAGGTCGAGCGCGCGGCGCACGTCCGCCTTGACCTCGTGCAGCCTGGCGTCCGGCGTGTCGGAGGTCAGGGCCTCGCCGTGCTCGCCGAGGAGGCGGAGGGCTCGGCCCAGGGCGGTGAGTTGGGCGTGGTTCATGGGGCGGCTCCGGGGCTGGCGGGGGCCTTGGTCAGGTGGTGTGGCCGACCCTCAGCATGCACATGGGGGGTCCTGTGCTTCCGAGCGGGTCATGAACTCCCTTGAGCTTCTCGGTGTCGAGGGTGAGACCTGGCGGGGGCTCGAGACCCTTGGGTGGCAGGAGGAACAGGAGTTGCTCGGCATACGGAACCGCCGTGTTAGGCGTTCAGGCGGGCGTACTGTTCCGGCGTGAGGCGGACCGTGTCCGCGCCCAGGTTCTCCTCCAGGTGTGCGATGCTCGCCGTTCCCGGGATCGGGAGGATCACCGGGGAGTGGGCGAGGAGCCAGGCGAGGGTGACCTGGGTCGGTGTGGCGTCGAGTTCCCCGGCCACGGCGGCGATCTCCGACGACCGCCCGCCCGACTGTCCCGCCGCCACCGGCCGCCACGGCAGGAACGCGATGCCCGCCTCCTCGCACGCGGCGAGGACGGGCTCGTGCTCGCGGTCGAGGGGGTTGTAGCGGTTCTGGACGCTCGCGATGTCCACGACGGCGCGGGCGTCGGCGAGTTCGGCGGCCGTCACCTCGGAGAGGCCGATGTGGCCGATCTTGCCCTCGTCGCGCAGGTCGCGCAGGGCGCCGAGCTGGTCGGGCAGCGGCACGTCCGGGTCGAGGCGGTGGAGCTGGAGGAGTCCGATGCGGTCCAGGCGGAGGCGGAGCAGGGCCTCGTCGACCTGGTCGCGCAGGTCGGCCGGTTCGCCGGCGTGCCGCCAGCCCTCACCGTCGGTGGTGTGGCGGATGCCGACCTTCGTGGCGATCACGAGGTCCTCGGGGTACGGGTGCAGGGCCTCGGCGAGGAGGTCCTCGTTGCCGCCCCAGCCGTACATGTGCGCGGTGTCGATGAGTGTGACGCCGAGTTCGACGGCTCGGCGGGCGACCGCGAGGCAGGTGGCACGGTCCTCGGCGGTCTCCGGTCGTAGGTGCATCGCCCCGAAGCCGAGCCGCCGTACTTCCAGTTCGCCGCCGATGCGGAACGTCGTCGGTGCCGTCATACGGCCACGCTAACAGGGGAGTCGACGTCAGCTCCCCGCCGTTTCCAGCGCGGCTCGGAGGTGGCCGTCGGCCGCGGCCAGGAGTCCGTTCGCCGTGGCGCCGTCCACGTCCGCCAGCAGGATCAGGATCGCCGTCTTCACCTCGCCGCCCGCCTCGGTCAGGGCGCGCTCGATGTCGGTGTCGGCGGCCCCGGTGGCGAGGGCGACGATGCGGCGGGAGCGGGCCCGGAGTTTGTCGTTGGAGGCGCGGACGTCGACCATGAGGTTTCCGTAGGTCTTGCCGAGCCGGATCATCGTGATCGTCGACAGCATGTTGAGGACCAGCTTCTGGGCGGTGCCGGCCTTGAGGCGGGTCGAGCCGGTCAGCAGTTCGGGGCCGACGACGATCTCGATGCCGTGCTCGGCTGCGGAGGCGAGGGTGCTGCCCGGGTTGCAGGACAGGCCGATCGTCAGCGCGCCCTGCTGACGGGCGTGTTCGACCGCGGCGATGGCGTACGGCGTGCGTCCGGAGGCCGAGATGCCGACCACCGTGTCCGCCGGGGTGAGTGCGAGGGCGTCGAGGTCGGCGTGGGCCAGCTCCACGGAGTCCTCGGCGCCCTCGACGGAGGTGACCATCGCCGCCGGGCCGCCCGCGATGAGGCCGACGACCTGGGCGGGGTCGGTGTTGAAGGTGGGCGGGCACTCGGAGGCGTCGAGGATG
It encodes:
- the murQ gene encoding N-acetylmuramic acid 6-phosphate etherase, translated to MTSTSNPRDLRAELETLTTEAFRPELAEIDQLPTLDIARLMNGEDASVPAAVAARLPEIAAAIDAVAERMARGGRLLYAGAGTAGRLGILDASECPPTFNTDPAQVVGLIAGGPAAMVTSVEGAEDSVELAHADLDALALTPADTVVGISASGRTPYAIAAVEHARQQGALTIGLSCNPGSTLASAAEHGIEIVVGPELLTGSTRLKAGTAQKLVLNMLSTITMIRLGKTYGNLMVDVRASNDKLRARSRRIVALATGAADTDIERALTEAGGEVKTAILILLADVDGATANGLLAAADGHLRAALETAGS
- a CDS encoding MFS transporter; its protein translation is MAPSSLVMMATAPVSAAISRAQGPKVTLMIGVLIVAAGYGSMPALIMSAVPASETAAANSLNTLMRSLGTSTASAVAGVILAQMTTDLGGYALPSENGFKVVLAVGAGAALPAFVVASFIPRQETAAAGGEAVTDAAAEPAGTAAKS
- a CDS encoding aldo/keto reductase is translated as MTAPTTFRIGGELEVRRLGFGAMHLRPETAEDRATCLAVARRAVELGVTLIDTAHMYGWGGNEDLLAEALHPYPEDLVIATKVGIRHTTDGEGWRHAGEPADLRDQVDEALLRLRLDRIGLLQLHRLDPDVPLPDQLGALRDLRDEGKIGHIGLSEVTAAELADARAVVDIASVQNRYNPLDREHEPVLAACEEAGIAFLPWRPVAAGQSGGRSSEIAAVAGELDATPTQVTLAWLLAHSPVILPIPGTASIAHLEENLGADTVRLTPEQYARLNA